In Thunnus thynnus chromosome 11, fThuThy2.1, whole genome shotgun sequence, the following proteins share a genomic window:
- the LOC137192178 gene encoding SH2 domain-containing protein 3C-like: protein MLSLRRSVIKPEAGSYSCRIKFNRYKLLILVLFLFFSQLDLTDSSGEYVKFSKEKFWLEPPSDNLRKQLEEELKLSGTNLRSHAWYHGRIPWEVSESLVVSHGDFLIRDSQSSQGDFVLTSHWDQKTLHFLIKKKVVQSGETYTRVQYSLEEEAFDSLPALVHFYAGSKAALTRWSGAQIHRPVNRTLPLSYMETAFCTAVSPPSCHRGLRDGSLSGEEGVCPRR, encoded by the exons ATGCTGTCCCTTAGGCGATCAG tgattaaacCTGAAGCAGGAAGTTACAGCTGTAGAATAAAGTTCAATAGATATAAACTTCTCAtacttgtgttatttttgtttttcagccaACTGGACTTGACAGACAGCAGTGGAGAATATGTGAAG TTCTCCAAGGAGAAGTTCTGGTTGGAGCCGCCGTCGGACAACCTGAGgaagcagctggaggaggagctgaagcTGAGCGGCACGAACCTGAGGAGCCACGCCTGGTACCACGGACGCATCCCCTGGGAG GTGTCGGAGAGCCTGGTGGTGAGCCATGGTGACTTCCTCATCAGGGACTCTCAGTCCAGTCAGGGCGACTTTGTCCTCACCAGCCACTGGGACCAGAAAACACTCCACTTCCTCATCAAGAAGAAGGTGGTGCAGTCCGGCGAAACGTACACTCGGGTCCAGTACAGCCTGGAGGAGGAGGCCTTCGACTCCTTACCGGCCCTCGTTCACTTCTATGCGGGCAGCAAAGCGGCTCTGACCCGGTGGAGCGGGGCTCAGATTCACCGGCCGGTCAACAGGACGTTACCGCTGAGCTACATGGAGACGGCTTTCTGCACCGCCGTCAGCCCGCCGTCCTGCCACAGAGGGCTGAGGGACGGCAGCCTGAGTGGAGAGGAGGGGGTCTGTCCCAGAAGGTGA